The Pedobacter africanus genome has a window encoding:
- a CDS encoding NAD(P)H-dependent oxidoreductase, whose amino-acid sequence MSFIYPIWWTGMPAIMKGYIDRVMSYGFAYRYDQGVQKGLLGGKEVTIINTHGKVK is encoded by the coding sequence ATCAGTTTTATCTATCCCATCTGGTGGACGGGAATGCCGGCTATTATGAAAGGCTATATCGACCGGGTAATGAGTTATGGTTTCGCCTATCGATATGATCAGGGTGTTCAAAAAGGGCTCTTGGGAGGTAAAGAGGTAACCATCATCAATACCCATGGGAAAGTCAAATGA
- a CDS encoding GH92 family glycosyl hydrolase, with protein MIRVLLTTSLLMIAAALSAQTVGKVTDPVDWVNPLMGTASKPSLSNGNTYPAIALPWGMNFWTPQTGKMGNGWAYTYDADKIRGFKQTHQPSPWMNDYGQFSVMPVTGKMKFNQDDRASWFSHKSEIVKPYYYSVYLADADVTTEITPTERAAQFRFTFPESDAAYVVIDAFDKGSYVKIIPAERKIVGYSTRYSSGKLENFKNYFVIYFDKAFTSANGWKGNELLKGQLEVSADHAGAVVGFKTAKGEQLNMKIASSFISFEQAELNLSRELSNDSFETTKQKGKATWNKTLSRISVEGGSIDQTRTFYSSLYRMLFFPHKMYEVDKTNKIVHYSPYNGKTLPGYRFGGTGFWDTFRALYPFLNLMYPSVNKEMQEGLINDYKEGGWLPEWSSPAYADCMIGNNSASVVAEAYIKGLRGYDINTLWEALKHGANNEGPQATGRRGVEYYNKLGYVPYDVKINENAARTLEYAYDDFAIYQLGKALGKPASEIDIYKKRSMNYKNLFDPSTCLMRGKNQDGKFQSPFNPFKWGDAFTEGNSWHYSWSVFQDIDGLAKLMGGKEKFVQKLDSVFTLPPVFDDSYYGGVIHEIREMQIANMGQYAHGNQPIQHMIYLYNYAGAPWKTQYWVRETMDRMYKPTPDGYCGDEDNGQTSAWYVFSALGFYPVTPAVEQYVIGAPLFKKVTLNLENGKLFTINAAKNSKDNRYVQSLKYNGKLYTRNWLSHSGLQLGGELTFEMSATPNESRGVDPADYPFSLSTAKQ; from the coding sequence ATGATAAGAGTACTTTTGACCACCTCCTTACTTATGATAGCTGCTGCGTTGTCTGCACAGACAGTCGGCAAGGTCACCGATCCTGTAGATTGGGTGAACCCTTTGATGGGAACAGCAAGCAAACCTAGCCTTTCTAACGGCAATACTTATCCTGCAATTGCATTGCCCTGGGGAATGAATTTCTGGACACCTCAAACAGGAAAAATGGGAAATGGATGGGCTTATACTTATGATGCAGACAAGATCAGGGGTTTTAAGCAAACACATCAGCCTTCACCCTGGATGAATGATTACGGACAATTTTCCGTCATGCCTGTAACTGGTAAAATGAAATTCAACCAGGATGACAGGGCCAGCTGGTTCTCGCATAAGTCTGAAATTGTAAAGCCTTATTACTACAGCGTGTATCTTGCAGATGCGGATGTCACCACAGAAATTACACCCACGGAAAGAGCGGCTCAATTCCGTTTCACTTTCCCGGAATCAGATGCTGCTTATGTGGTTATCGATGCTTTCGATAAAGGCTCTTATGTTAAGATCATCCCCGCAGAGCGCAAAATAGTGGGCTATAGTACCCGGTACAGCAGTGGTAAACTGGAAAACTTTAAAAATTATTTTGTCATTTATTTCGACAAAGCCTTTACTTCTGCAAACGGATGGAAGGGGAATGAACTGTTAAAAGGCCAGCTTGAGGTGAGCGCTGATCATGCGGGTGCAGTTGTCGGATTTAAAACGGCAAAAGGCGAACAGCTAAACATGAAAATCGCTTCATCCTTCATCAGTTTTGAGCAGGCTGAACTTAATTTGAGCAGGGAACTGTCTAACGATAGCTTTGAAACAACCAAACAAAAGGGAAAGGCAACCTGGAATAAAACCTTAAGCAGGATTTCTGTAGAGGGTGGTTCTATTGATCAGACACGTACTTTTTATTCCAGCTTATACCGTATGCTCTTCTTCCCTCATAAAATGTATGAAGTAGACAAGACCAATAAAATTGTACACTATAGTCCATATAATGGTAAGACTTTACCAGGATACCGGTTTGGAGGTACAGGTTTCTGGGATACTTTCAGGGCTTTGTATCCGTTCCTGAACCTGATGTATCCCTCTGTAAATAAAGAAATGCAGGAAGGCCTGATCAACGACTATAAAGAAGGCGGATGGCTGCCAGAATGGTCTAGCCCTGCTTATGCAGATTGTATGATAGGCAATAATTCCGCTTCTGTTGTTGCCGAAGCTTACATTAAAGGTTTGCGTGGATATGATATCAACACTTTATGGGAGGCACTTAAGCATGGGGCAAACAATGAAGGGCCACAGGCAACCGGTCGTCGCGGTGTTGAATATTACAATAAGCTCGGCTATGTACCTTACGACGTAAAGATCAATGAAAATGCTGCAAGAACTTTAGAATACGCCTATGATGATTTTGCGATCTATCAGTTGGGCAAAGCTTTGGGTAAACCGGCTTCCGAAATTGACATCTATAAAAAACGCAGCATGAACTATAAAAACCTGTTTGATCCTTCAACCTGTTTGATGCGCGGTAAAAATCAGGATGGTAAATTCCAGTCGCCGTTTAATCCGTTTAAATGGGGGGATGCCTTTACCGAAGGAAACAGCTGGCACTATTCATGGTCAGTATTTCAGGATATTGACGGATTGGCTAAATTAATGGGCGGTAAAGAGAAGTTTGTACAGAAACTGGATTCTGTATTTACCCTCCCTCCTGTATTTGACGATAGTTATTATGGAGGGGTAATTCACGAGATCCGTGAAATGCAGATCGCCAATATGGGGCAGTATGCACATGGAAACCAGCCGATACAGCACATGATCTATCTGTACAACTATGCGGGGGCACCCTGGAAAACACAGTATTGGGTACGTGAAACGATGGACAGAATGTATAAACCTACTCCCGACGGTTATTGCGGTGACGAAGATAATGGCCAGACCTCTGCCTGGTATGTGTTTTCTGCTTTGGGTTTTTACCCTGTTACCCCAGCAGTAGAGCAGTATGTGATCGGAGCGCCTTTGTTTAAAAAGGTAACGTTGAACCTTGAAAACGGCAAGCTATTTACTATAAATGCCGCCAAAAACAGCAAAGATAACAGGTACGTACAAAGCTTAAAATACAACGGAAAGTTGTATACCCGGAACTGGCTAAGTCATTCAGGTTTGCAGCTTGGGGGGGAACTGACGTTTGAAATGTCGGCAACACCAAACGAAAGCCGGGGTGTAGATCCTGCAGATTATCCTTTTTCATTGTCTACAGCGAAGCAATAG
- the lon gene encoding endopeptidase La: MSKQDPFDFSNALPIINEDTEFFPLMSQQDEDEMNNEDTPEVLPILPLRNTVLFPGVVIPITVGRDKSIKLIKEAYKGDRIIGVVSQRDVSIEDPTFEQLNSVGTVAQIIKMLQMPDGNTTVIIQGKQRFRLLEEVQSEPYIKVTISKFAETKHKADKEFKALVASIKEMSTQIIQLSPNIPSEAGIALKNIESTSFLINFISSNMNADVADKQKMLEMTNLRERAMMVMELLTLELQMLELKNQIQSKVRTDLDKQQRDYFLNQQLKTIQEELGGNSSDLEYEALETRAKKKKWAAQVATHFNKELEKLGRMNPAAPDYSVQINYLELLLDLPWNEFTKDNFDLKRAQRVLDKDHFGLEKVKQRIIEYLAVLKLKRDMKAPILCLVGPPGVGKTSLGKSIAKALNRKYVRMALGGIRDEAEIRGHRKTYIGAMPGRIIQSIKKAGASNPVFVLDEIDKVGSDFRGDPSSALLEVLDPEQNSAFNDHYVEADYDLSNILFIATANSLSSIHPALLDRMEIIEVNGYTIEEKIEIAKKYLLPKQKEQHGIKTKDINLKSALIEKVIEDYTRESGVRGLEKKIGSLVRGIATKIAMEDSYDPTMNQEDVERILGAPLYDKDLYEGNEVAGVVTGLAWTQVGGDILFIEASLSPGKGKLTLTGNLGEVMKESAIIALAYLRAHADLFEIDYALFDNWDVHVHVPAGATPKDGPSAGITMLTALTSAFTQRKVKSNLAMTGEITLRGKVLPVGGIKEKILAAKRANIKDIILCKSNRKDILEIKESYIKDLNFHYVTEMKEVIELALTKEKVKNPQDLTPKKTQI; this comes from the coding sequence ATGAGCAAACAAGATCCGTTCGATTTTAGCAACGCATTACCCATCATAAATGAAGACACCGAATTTTTTCCATTGATGTCTCAGCAGGATGAAGATGAAATGAATAATGAGGATACACCAGAAGTTTTACCAATTCTTCCGTTAAGGAATACAGTTCTTTTTCCGGGTGTGGTGATCCCTATAACGGTGGGCCGTGATAAATCTATAAAATTAATAAAGGAAGCATATAAGGGCGACAGGATCATTGGCGTGGTTTCGCAGCGCGATGTATCTATAGAAGACCCTACATTTGAGCAGCTGAACAGCGTGGGTACTGTAGCACAGATCATTAAAATGCTGCAAATGCCCGATGGGAACACTACGGTAATTATCCAGGGTAAACAGCGTTTTCGTTTATTGGAAGAAGTTCAGTCTGAACCGTACATTAAAGTTACCATCAGCAAATTTGCTGAGACCAAACATAAAGCAGACAAAGAATTTAAAGCACTGGTGGCCTCCATAAAGGAAATGTCTACCCAAATCATTCAGCTTTCTCCAAATATACCAAGTGAAGCGGGTATTGCACTCAAAAACATAGAAAGCACATCTTTCCTGATCAACTTCATTTCTTCAAACATGAATGCTGATGTAGCTGATAAGCAAAAGATGCTGGAAATGACCAATCTGCGTGAACGTGCAATGATGGTCATGGAATTGCTTACCCTTGAGCTGCAAATGCTGGAACTAAAAAACCAGATCCAGTCTAAAGTGCGCACAGATCTGGATAAGCAGCAGCGGGATTATTTCTTAAATCAGCAGTTAAAAACCATTCAGGAAGAGCTGGGCGGAAACTCTTCGGACCTGGAATATGAAGCCCTGGAAACCCGTGCCAAAAAGAAAAAATGGGCAGCCCAGGTAGCCACTCATTTTAACAAGGAACTGGAGAAACTTGGCCGCATGAACCCTGCAGCACCAGATTATTCGGTACAGATCAATTACCTGGAACTGTTGCTGGATCTTCCATGGAATGAATTTACCAAGGACAATTTTGACCTGAAACGTGCACAACGTGTTTTAGACAAGGATCATTTTGGGCTGGAAAAAGTTAAGCAACGCATCATAGAATATTTAGCGGTATTAAAGCTGAAGCGTGACATGAAAGCCCCTATCCTTTGCCTTGTAGGCCCTCCTGGAGTAGGTAAAACCTCATTGGGCAAGTCCATTGCCAAAGCATTGAACCGTAAATATGTACGTATGGCATTGGGTGGTATCAGGGATGAAGCCGAAATCCGGGGCCACAGGAAAACCTATATCGGGGCCATGCCGGGCAGGATCATCCAGTCGATCAAAAAAGCGGGCGCCTCAAACCCTGTATTTGTGTTGGATGAGATAGATAAGGTAGGTTCAGATTTCAGGGGCGATCCTTCTTCTGCCTTACTGGAGGTATTGGATCCGGAGCAAAACAGTGCTTTTAATGATCATTATGTAGAAGCAGACTACGATCTGTCGAACATTTTGTTCATCGCAACCGCAAACTCGCTGAGTTCCATTCATCCGGCATTACTGGACCGAATGGAGATCATTGAAGTGAATGGCTATACCATAGAAGAAAAGATAGAAATTGCAAAAAAATACCTGTTGCCAAAGCAAAAAGAACAGCATGGCATAAAAACAAAGGACATTAATTTAAAAAGCGCCTTAATTGAGAAGGTAATTGAAGACTATACCAGGGAATCAGGCGTTCGTGGATTAGAGAAAAAAATAGGATCACTTGTACGCGGTATAGCTACTAAAATTGCAATGGAGGACAGCTATGACCCTACTATGAACCAAGAAGATGTAGAACGCATCTTAGGCGCTCCTTTGTACGATAAAGACCTTTACGAAGGCAATGAAGTAGCTGGTGTGGTAACCGGCCTGGCCTGGACACAGGTAGGTGGCGATATCCTTTTCATAGAGGCCAGTCTGAGCCCCGGCAAAGGAAAACTTACCCTTACGGGTAACCTTGGTGAGGTGATGAAGGAATCGGCCATTATTGCCCTGGCCTATTTACGTGCCCATGCAGATTTATTTGAAATAGATTATGCCTTATTTGACAATTGGGATGTACACGTACACGTTCCTGCGGGTGCAACGCCCAAAGACGGTCCTTCGGCAGGTATCACTATGCTTACTGCATTAACCTCTGCCTTTACGCAGCGTAAAGTTAAATCCAATCTGGCCATGACCGGTGAAATTACATTACGTGGCAAGGTTTTACCGGTTGGGGGCATCAAGGAAAAGATCCTGGCCGCAAAACGAGCCAATATCAAAGACATCATTTTATGCAAGTCCAACCGTAAGGATATTCTGGAGATCAAGGAAAGTTATATCAAAGACCTGAACTTCCATTACGTTACTGAAATGAAAGAGGTTATTGAACTGGCCCTGACCAAAGAAAAAGTAAAGAACCCACAAGATCTTACCCCTAAAAAAACTCAGATCTGA
- a CDS encoding tetratricopeptide repeat protein, translated as MNYFRQSILLLFVFSVSTTFAQNGGYDKLGMQAWMKGDYKGAVNQLEKADAKNPNNASVLKMLGYSYFQCGDFENSIKTYSNLITLKPSDYSAYYYRGKARQNIANDPKESLNNLRENFYLAAIKDFTKAIEINGEEDPQLLQNRALAYKDYAIYKSYKIKTKAEKTACISIFNNSVADFQKVLLLQPQRKDILSLIDYVKAQISSLK; from the coding sequence ATGAACTATTTCAGGCAATCGATTTTATTGTTATTTGTTTTTTCTGTAAGTACCACTTTTGCGCAAAACGGAGGCTATGATAAGCTGGGCATGCAGGCCTGGATGAAGGGCGATTATAAAGGTGCGGTAAACCAGCTCGAAAAAGCCGATGCCAAAAACCCGAATAATGCCAGTGTTCTTAAAATGCTTGGATATTCTTATTTCCAATGTGGGGATTTTGAAAACTCAATTAAAACATACAGTAACCTGATCACCTTAAAGCCTTCCGATTATTCTGCTTACTATTATAGAGGCAAGGCCCGTCAGAACATTGCTAATGATCCTAAGGAGTCATTGAATAATTTAAGAGAGAATTTCTATCTGGCGGCAATTAAAGATTTTACCAAAGCCATTGAGATCAATGGGGAAGAGGATCCTCAATTGCTCCAGAACAGAGCTTTGGCTTATAAGGATTACGCGATTTACAAATCCTATAAAATTAAGACCAAGGCCGAAAAAACTGCCTGCATATCGATTTTTAACAATTCTGTAGCTGATTTTCAAAAAGTATTATTGTTACAGCCTCAAAGAAAGGACATCCTTTCTTTGATCGACTACGTAAAAGCGCAAATCAGTAGTCTTAAATAA
- a CDS encoding helix-turn-helix domain-containing protein has translation MKVNNFKPSDELAAYVDRVLVIEHPENGTAFSLPLFANGTPTLLFISANGSINGSAAAHLTLFGQTILPEALSFNGGFVLIAYFFKPYSLCTLFGLIAHELTDMPIDLNLLAPLKTMELQERLLNAVSTESRLVLLDQYISGLIANAKSCSPAIRYAINQIAGSPSSSVLTLVQNELCLTERTFQRMFEKNVGISPRMYRRICQFNSAFQQLNSRGYDKLSDIAFQNGYADQSHYIRSFKEFTDLTPKDYLNFGAH, from the coding sequence ATGAAAGTGAACAACTTTAAACCAAGTGATGAGCTTGCGGCATATGTAGACAGGGTGCTGGTTATAGAGCATCCTGAAAATGGTACTGCTTTTTCATTGCCATTATTTGCCAATGGTACGCCAACGTTACTTTTTATTTCAGCCAATGGAAGTATAAATGGCAGTGCTGCAGCTCATCTTACCCTCTTTGGACAAACCATTCTGCCTGAGGCATTATCTTTTAATGGTGGTTTTGTATTGATTGCCTATTTTTTTAAACCTTATTCATTGTGCACGCTTTTTGGCCTGATTGCCCATGAATTGACCGATATGCCAATTGATCTGAATTTATTGGCACCATTGAAAACAATGGAACTTCAGGAAAGGTTATTGAATGCCGTGTCAACAGAAAGCAGATTGGTTTTACTGGATCAGTATATTTCAGGTTTGATAGCTAATGCTAAAAGCTGTAGCCCCGCCATTAGGTACGCCATAAACCAGATTGCAGGCAGCCCCTCAAGTTCTGTGTTAACGCTGGTTCAAAATGAACTTTGCCTTACAGAAAGAACATTTCAGAGAATGTTTGAAAAGAACGTTGGGATTTCGCCCCGGATGTACAGGCGGATTTGTCAGTTCAATTCGGCATTTCAGCAGTTGAACAGCCGGGGTTACGACAAATTATCTGATATAGCATTTCAAAATGGATACGCCGATCAGAGCCATTATATCCGTTCTTTTAAAGAATTCACAGACCTTACGCCGAAAGACTACCTGAATTTTGGGGCACATTAG
- a CDS encoding VOC family protein, with translation MTNEMYPCLWFDGQAKAAAEHYCSIFKNSKIIAENPIVVLFELNGSKFMALNGGAKYKPTPANSFVVECQNQEEIDHYWDKLGAGGRYDQCGWLDDKFGFSWQIVPAVLHELMADEEKGPRVIEAFMKMSKFDIQTLLDA, from the coding sequence ATGACAAATGAAATGTACCCTTGCTTGTGGTTTGACGGACAAGCCAAAGCTGCTGCTGAGCATTACTGCTCTATTTTTAAAAACTCAAAAATCATTGCTGAAAATCCGATTGTAGTTCTATTTGAATTGAATGGGAGTAAATTTATGGCTTTAAATGGTGGGGCAAAATACAAGCCTACACCTGCAAACTCTTTTGTTGTAGAATGCCAAAACCAGGAAGAAATTGATCATTATTGGGATAAGCTGGGTGCGGGGGGCAGGTACGACCAATGCGGATGGCTTGACGATAAATTTGGCTTTTCCTGGCAAATTGTACCTGCAGTTCTGCACGAGCTCATGGCCGATGAGGAAAAAGGGCCGAGGGTAATTGAAGCGTTTATGAAAATGTCAAAGTTTGATATTCAAACCTTATTGGACGCCTGA
- the gpmI gene encoding 2,3-bisphosphoglycerate-independent phosphoglycerate mutase, translated as MNNKKLVLLILDGWGYGKKDNSDAAYAANTPFFDSLLQKWPNSKLEASGEAVGLPAGQMGNSEVGHMNLGAGRIVYQELGRINKAISDRTLFQNPVLLDAFTYAKNNNKAVHFIGLTSDGGVHAHINHLKALCDAATEQQLGDVFVHAFMDGRDTDPNSGLNFIKDLEHHLQNTSAKIASLIGRYYAMDRDSRWERVKLAYDLLTQGIGQPTSDPVTAIEQSYKDGVTDEFIKPIVVTQADGKPVATIQPGDVVICFNYRTDRGREITAALTQNDYPDFGMHKLPLYYVTMTTYDENFENVKVIFTKDDLTETLGEVLEKYHKNQIRIAETEKYPHVTFFFSGGREQVFENEKRIMIPSPKVATYDLQPEMSAAGITEAICRELETGWADFVCLNFANPDMVGHTGVFEAVVKAVETADSCTEIVVNKGLEHGYSFIILADHGNSEFMVNDDGSVNTAHTTNLVPCILVDPDYSNIADGKLGDIAPTILSIMGIPKPAIMTGNSLV; from the coding sequence ATGAACAATAAAAAGCTTGTACTACTTATTCTTGATGGCTGGGGATACGGAAAAAAAGACAATTCAGATGCGGCATATGCAGCCAATACTCCTTTTTTTGATTCCTTACTACAAAAGTGGCCCAATTCTAAGCTGGAAGCTTCAGGAGAAGCAGTTGGTTTACCTGCCGGCCAAATGGGCAATTCTGAAGTTGGGCACATGAACCTCGGTGCCGGGAGAATTGTATACCAGGAACTAGGAAGGATCAACAAAGCGATCAGCGACAGGACATTATTTCAAAACCCAGTATTGCTTGATGCATTTACTTATGCAAAAAACAACAATAAAGCTGTTCATTTTATAGGCCTGACTTCAGATGGCGGCGTTCATGCCCACATCAATCATTTGAAGGCTTTGTGTGATGCAGCAACTGAGCAGCAGCTTGGTGATGTATTTGTTCATGCCTTTATGGACGGAAGGGATACGGATCCGAATTCTGGACTGAACTTTATTAAAGACCTTGAACATCACCTGCAAAATACTTCGGCTAAAATTGCCAGTCTTATAGGCCGCTACTACGCCATGGATAGGGATAGCCGCTGGGAGAGGGTTAAACTGGCTTATGACCTGCTTACCCAGGGCATTGGACAACCAACAAGCGATCCCGTAACTGCAATTGAACAATCTTACAAGGACGGAGTTACTGATGAGTTTATTAAACCAATTGTAGTTACACAGGCCGATGGTAAGCCTGTTGCCACGATACAACCGGGAGATGTAGTCATTTGCTTTAACTACAGGACAGATCGCGGACGTGAAATTACTGCAGCCCTTACACAAAATGACTACCCTGATTTTGGAATGCATAAACTGCCATTGTATTATGTAACCATGACCACTTATGACGAAAACTTTGAAAATGTAAAAGTGATCTTCACCAAAGACGATCTTACTGAAACACTTGGAGAGGTTTTGGAAAAATACCACAAAAATCAGATCAGGATTGCTGAAACTGAAAAATATCCCCATGTAACCTTTTTCTTTTCGGGTGGCCGTGAACAGGTATTTGAGAATGAAAAAAGGATCATGATACCTTCGCCTAAGGTAGCTACTTATGATTTACAACCGGAAATGAGTGCTGCAGGCATTACCGAAGCAATTTGCAGGGAGTTAGAAACCGGCTGGGCAGATTTTGTCTGTTTAAATTTCGCCAACCCGGATATGGTAGGCCATACAGGTGTTTTTGAAGCGGTGGTTAAAGCAGTTGAGACTGCGGATAGTTGTACTGAAATTGTGGTAAACAAAGGGCTTGAGCATGGGTACTCCTTTATTATCCTTGCCGATCATGGCAATTCGGAATTCATGGTCAATGACGATGGCTCTGTAAATACGGCCCATACTACAAACCTAGTGCCGTGTATCTTGGTAGACCCGGACTACAGCAACATAGCTGATGGTAAACTGGGCGACATTGCCCCTACCATCCTTAGTATTATGGGAATTCCTAAACCGGCTATCATGACCGGTAACAGCCTGGTATGA
- a CDS encoding lipid A deacylase LpxR family protein — protein sequence MKQLLTVLILISVFSTFAYTQTYKNEFGFKSDNDSYLAQGSDRYYTNGLFIYFRHAIDQEKLNPKLEKKTYEISLGQEMYNPISGYAPDPTRQDRPFAGYLYGGAALNWFYSNERILKVSAKLGTTGPNSLAEDGQELLHDVVGFYALDGWQYQIKNALTLNFSGQYTRLLHRAENNATDFSFEGYANLGTIFNGAGAGILFRAGGLNQLFNSAYTNAVIGNKSKTKGLVKREVFFYAKPQLNAVAYDATIQGSMFNDNDPVTFGVKPIVFAQQLGVNYSSHRFTFDFGMIFKTKEVKSSAKAHQYGAISMFYRFN from the coding sequence ATGAAACAGCTATTGACTGTCCTGATCCTTATTTCAGTGTTTAGCACTTTTGCATACACCCAGACTTATAAAAATGAGTTTGGGTTTAAAAGTGATAACGATTCTTACCTGGCGCAAGGTTCTGACCGCTACTATACCAATGGCCTGTTCATTTATTTTCGTCATGCAATAGATCAGGAGAAGCTAAATCCTAAACTCGAGAAAAAGACCTACGAAATTTCCTTAGGTCAGGAAATGTATAACCCTATATCGGGTTATGCACCCGACCCGACCAGGCAGGACCGCCCTTTTGCGGGCTATTTGTATGGCGGCGCTGCATTGAACTGGTTTTATAGCAACGAGCGCATTTTAAAGGTAAGTGCAAAGCTGGGTACCACAGGGCCAAATTCTCTTGCAGAAGATGGGCAGGAGTTGCTGCACGATGTGGTGGGGTTTTATGCGCTTGATGGCTGGCAATACCAGATCAAAAATGCGCTAACCCTGAATTTCTCGGGACAATATACCCGTTTGCTGCACCGTGCGGAAAACAATGCAACTGACTTCAGCTTTGAAGGCTATGCAAACCTGGGCACCATTTTTAACGGGGCCGGGGCCGGCATTCTATTCCGGGCCGGCGGGCTTAACCAATTGTTTAATTCGGCCTATACCAATGCAGTTATTGGGAATAAATCAAAAACAAAAGGCCTCGTAAAACGTGAAGTATTCTTTTACGCCAAGCCCCAGTTGAATGCTGTAGCCTATGATGCAACTATACAGGGAAGTATGTTTAACGACAACGACCCAGTTACATTTGGTGTAAAACCAATTGTGTTTGCCCAGCAATTAGGTGTAAACTACAGTTCACATCGCTTTACTTTTGATTTTGGGATGATTTTTAAGACTAAAGAGGTAAAAAGCAGCGCAAAGGCCCATCAATACGGCGCTATCAGTATGTTTTATCGCTTTAACTAA
- the arfB gene encoding alternative ribosome rescue aminoacyl-tRNA hydrolase ArfB translates to MIPVKEDILKAVTFKTSRSGGKGGQNVNKVSSKVELIFNIAAADFFDEQEKILLQERLAGRLDQQGNLHVVSQEDRSQLLNKEKTIAKLIVLLKSALHVQKKRKPTKVPKAVIRKRLANKQAIAQKKESRKKPQFD, encoded by the coding sequence ATGATACCCGTTAAAGAAGATATCCTGAAAGCTGTGACTTTTAAAACTTCACGTAGTGGGGGTAAAGGTGGGCAAAATGTAAATAAGGTTTCAAGTAAGGTGGAGCTGATATTTAACATTGCAGCTGCCGATTTTTTTGATGAGCAGGAAAAAATACTCCTTCAGGAAAGGCTTGCCGGACGCCTGGACCAGCAGGGAAACCTGCATGTCGTATCGCAGGAAGACCGAAGCCAGTTGCTGAATAAAGAGAAAACCATTGCCAAGCTGATCGTCCTGTTAAAATCGGCATTGCATGTTCAGAAGAAAAGAAAACCTACGAAAGTACCAAAGGCAGTTATTAGAAAAAGACTGGCCAATAAACAAGCTATAGCTCAGAAAAAGGAATCCAGAAAAAAGCCGCAGTTTGATTAG
- a CDS encoding SGNH/GDSL hydrolase family protein, with protein MSISIKKERRGFIKTISVGGLLSLMNPALLSAAPAEKRKKITLSENDIILFQGDSITDAGRSRDNHDFNNTSALGRGYAFLAASQILNKHASKNLKIYNRGISGNKVFQLAERWDQDCFELKPNVLSLLIGVNDYWHKHNGKYAGTTKIYRDDLRKLLERTREKLPDIKLIIAEPFAVNKVSAVDDTWYPEFNDYRLAAEEIAKEFNAVWIPLQKIFDEAQKKAPGKYWTGDGVHPSIAGAQLMADAWLDVME; from the coding sequence ATGAGTATTTCGATAAAAAAGGAACGACGGGGTTTCATCAAAACAATTTCTGTTGGTGGATTATTATCTCTAATGAATCCGGCGTTATTGTCAGCGGCTCCTGCCGAAAAAAGAAAGAAGATCACTTTGTCTGAAAATGATATCATTTTATTTCAGGGAGATTCCATTACGGATGCCGGAAGAAGCAGGGATAATCATGATTTTAATAATACGTCTGCTTTGGGCCGGGGATATGCTTTTTTAGCCGCCTCCCAAATACTGAACAAACATGCAAGTAAAAATCTGAAAATTTACAATCGTGGAATTAGTGGAAATAAAGTTTTTCAACTCGCTGAGCGATGGGATCAGGATTGTTTTGAATTGAAGCCCAATGTATTGAGTTTGTTAATTGGTGTTAACGATTACTGGCATAAACACAATGGAAAATACGCGGGTACAACAAAAATTTACAGGGATGATCTGAGGAAGTTGCTGGAAAGGACCAGGGAAAAGCTGCCCGATATAAAGCTGATCATAGCTGAGCCATTTGCCGTAAACAAGGTTAGTGCAGTTGACGATACCTGGTACCCTGAGTTTAATGATTATCGGCTCGCAGCAGAGGAGATAGCGAAAGAATTTAATGCTGTCTGGATTCCTCTTCAGAAAATTTTTGATGAGGCACAGAAAAAGGCCCCGGGCAAGTATTGGACTGGAGATGGCGTACATCCAAGTATTGCAGGCGCACAGCTAATGGCAGATGCCTGGCTTGATGTGATGGAATAG